ggctGCCTTCAGTATTGCGAATAATCCCGTGCAACATGATAGAACCAAACATGTGGAAATTTACAGgcactttattaaagaaaagttaGATCGCGGAGCTATTTATATTCCCTATGTACCTTCAGTCCAACAGATTGCAGATGTTTTTACGAAAGGGTTATCGAGACAGACGTTTGAAGCttgtattagcaagttgggttTTGCCGATATCTATgtcccaacttgagggggagtgttgaaatacgTTGAATTAGCTctaagggcatttttgtaatttatgctatatttgttaaattagggtttcacctcattctatttatatctgaggttgGGTCTATTGTAGACATGACATTAAATAATAAGTCCTttttctatcgtggtttttcttccctgaattagggttttccacataaactccttgtgtcgtcttcttttcttctatttcaatACTCCACCTTCCACTGAGTTTTAGGACCCATTCATCTACCTTCCATCGAGTCCCATGACCCCATTCTTCCATCTTCCAACGAGTTACAGGACCCCATTCTTCCATCTTTCACCGAGACCAGTGACCCCATTCCTCCACTTCCCACCGAGTCATATGACCCCATTCCTCCACCTTCCATCGAGTCCCGTGACCCCATCCCTCCACCCTCCACCGAGCCCATCCTCCCCATCGTTACAGTATCCACCGCTCTCCCCTATCCTCAATTATCTACCACTCTTCTTGCTATGTTGCTTCCTGATGTATCAGCCTTTCCCCTATTGACCCTACCACATCTTGAGTTGCTTCCACCACAGACGTTGAAGAAGTTTAGAATTAAGGGTGAGCCCAAGGTGAAGGACAAACCCAAGGTGAAGTTGGTTATTACTGTCCATTGCAACACCAACTATCATTGTTCCCTTATACTTACTTTTTAGATGAGTGTCATCTACAACGATCACGggtcaacaactcttaaaacctCTTAAACTCGCACCTATTGCCATGAGCctgtatttgaaatattttgattcttcAAGCTCGATCTCAAATACAGTTTCAGGATTTTCTATCTTCAAAGCCTCACCATATGTATGCAAGACGTCATATGATTCCTCTGGCGTCTCCCTTACAAGAGCAATGGTAGTTTCTCTCGCATGCCATGCCTTTTCATAACTAATATTGACACCGCACTGATGCCGCATATCCTCAATAATATGGTGCGGTTTGTCCCCCCTACCAACGCCGAACTTGTCCTTGATTAAGTGACCAATAACGAATACGTTGGCTTCCTTGTGATCATGATTCAATACTTCAATCGAGCATGTGTGATTGGGCGTGCATTTTGTGATCTTGAAAATATCACACCGTCCATTTTAATTGCTCGAACGACCCACTTACAAGTTTGGTGTAAACACCAAACACTACAATTTTTTGTTCGATTTTTTAACCTGCAGCTCAAAGTTGTTCTTAATGGCCAACATTGCTAACCTAATCTTCACATCATTCTTGTTGAAGAAAATTTGACCTACTTCAACTGTATCCACCAACTCTATGGACAACTGTGGTTGCATGATCAAGTCCCCCGTTCTAGCATTACTACTAGATGGtatattttttggattttggtgAGACACACTTCCAACAAAATGGccaaaatcatttgacataatCGGAGTTGGTTGTTCTTCATTCATAACAAAAGGACCACTCCCTAAAAAAACCTAGGTTGGTTGTTCGTCATTCACAACAGAAGGATTACTCTCTAAAACAACCGGGGTTGTCTGTTCTTCATTCCTAACCCATTCCTCTTCTATCATCACATTCTCATTCTCATTTACACATGTCCCAACATCTTCTATTGTTACATTTGGATGCAATATGTTTGCTATATTAACATCGATGTTGTCGTTTTCCAGTGAGACACCTGATGGACAAACATCATGCTCATTGATATCACCTTCAcatgaatttcttcaatttttgcaaGACTTACAAATACTTGTGGTCTAGTACGGTCGTACTTTGAGAGGAGAAATTTAACATCAACATCGTCCATTAAGCATACCGGAGGAGAATCAATATTCATCTTATATGTCACCCTCATTATAATCTTGAACTCTATCAAACTAACCTGCATGATCTCATATACTAGATTTACCAGCTCATTATATGTCAATGTACTGGAAACTAGCAAACCCTTCAAACGACCTCCAGTATAGCATTCTCATGTACCACCATAACGTAAGAATATATACTTCTTTATCCTTCAAGAAAAACAATACAGAAAGTGAGCAGTTTGGAAAATAAGTAATTGTTAAATACTCGCTACACGATACTCAATGCTCGATGCTCGATGTTCGTCACTCGATACTCGGTATTCTCAACTCGTTGCTTACTGTTTCATAGCTCTCTCCCCTCATCTTGGCTCCACTGGGAGCTACTTGCATGTATTAGTGCACATTCACAAACTCACACTCACTCGTTCTCTTTGCTACATTCGTGTGTCTCACATATCTTCGGAAAAGTAAAAAAAGTGAGCAagaaaaatcacatttacttacTTGAAGTGTGAGACAATAGTGAAATTATCTCAATACCTTATAACTTGATCTCCGTCAAGAAAAACAAGTTTTGTGAAGTGGGTTTTTTGAAGGGAAAGTgatcttgattttctttttgtgttttagttttgtttgtttttagttaataaaataaattacttcacatttcaagaaattgatttgaaagaaTCGTGTACACAATCAGAAAATTCCCCAATTTGTGTATGTTCGTACATGAGCATCAACTACAGAGCAGATTCCAACGGCACGGAGAATTCAAAAGAATCGAGTATTGAGTATAACTTggatatgatcgagtatacacgtGTCGATTGCAACCGTATTGAGTGACCATGCACCTGGACATCGTGTGACCGTGCATGAGGAACGAGCGACGAGCCATTGGTAGGTGTGCGGGGTGCATCTCAGGAGCGAATCGATATAAGCAGAAGATCACTTTCCATTACTTTCTCTACAGGCGGTTATTTTTTCATTTGGGCCTCTCAAATGAGACTATCCGTACAAAAAATCCTTATCCGAGCGCTGTTATCGATTCTATTTTGCCCATCTAagaattgaaataatttttaattcgTCATTTCTCTCGATGTAATCTGCTGTGATGAGCCTCGCTTGTCGTTCCCCttggttgatttttttatttattttttttttaaatgcaacCACCAATTCGGAAACAGAGTTCAAAGTTATGAGTTTATCCACCTACAAAGGAacccaaaaaaaggaaaaaaaaaccctatgTTTTCCAACGTGGAACCCGATGCTCACAAAAAGAAGATGAACGTACAGTTTCTCTCTAGCTATAGCTTCAACTTTTGATgtgcaatttatatttttaattatcataCCTGTGCATACTTGTGCTTGTCCCTTCTATTCTGAGTGTTTTTTTGGTTATCTTATGAATTGCCTGATAATTCTGTTGCTCTTTCCTACTATGGAAAATTTACACGCCTAATTGCCTAAGTGGGAGACACTGGCTGGTAACTGCAAGAAAGAATATCCATTGAAGTTGGTCATTATTAGTAAATTGTATTCTTCGTTTTACCTGTGTATAATATTTGCAATATCTACtagttttagttaatttttgtgATATTTACTAGGTTTCTATGGCTTAGACGATTGCCTTGCAGATATCAATTTCTGGGTTACTTCAGTTAATCTAATCCTTCGCCTATCGTTTCATGGGTTGATCTCCTTGACTAAGTTCTAATATTCTGTAGGACATAATAGCCCGGTTTGGAAAACAAGAAGGAATGCCAAGAGAATTCTTCACTGATTTTGTTAGGGTAGCTCAGGATGAAGGTAGGCATTTTACTCTTCTAGCTGCACGGCTTAAGGAACTAGGCTCTTTCTATGGAGCACTACCCGCGCATGATGGTCTTTGGGATTCTGCTATTGCTACATCCAAGGATTTATTAGCACGCTTGGCAATTGAGCATTGCGTTCATGAGGTGCGTGCTTGATTTATTTAGCTGATGGTGAAGTAAAATAGAATTAGCTTTATCAAGCATATGCTAGTGATGAGGATGTAGACTAAGttccatttttctttagttAATAATCTTTCTATATCAatgaatttatttataacatcAGATGATAGAATTGAGGTTGAAATCTTATTTGCACATAAGCATAAAAAGAACAGATAATCGACACACAAATTTACATGGTTCAATAACTGTGTATTAGCTATATCCATAGGACACACAAATTTACATGGTTCAATAGCTATGTCCTGTCCTTCAAAGTGCATTTAGAAGCAACACTAGAAATTGTATTTATGAAAAGTGTCACTAAGGAAATATCTCACTTACAATAGTCCAAACACCCCTTGCAGTTTGCACAACTACAATTTTGGAACTCTTCTAAAAGTGTCTGAACTTTGATCCCCATATTTTGATTGAATCTGTTAATGAATAAATTGTATGAACAGGCTAGAGGGCTGGATGTGCTTCCCACGACCATCTCCCGATTCCGAAATGGAGGTGACAATGAGACTGCAGATTTATTGGAGAAAGTAGTGTACCCAGAAGAAGTAACCCATTGTGCTGCTGGAGTAAAATGGTTTAAATATGTTTGCCAGAGGTCTGGCAATAGGAAGTTAGATGAGGATGATGCTGGAGCAAAGGATAACGCAATGGAAATGGAGAAGGAAGAAACCATTCACAAGTTTCATGAAATTGTGAGAAAGTACTTCAGGGGGCCATTGAAGCCACCTTTCAATGAAGTGGCAAGAAAAGCTGCTGGTTTTGGCCCTCAATGGTATGAACCACTTGCTTTCAAAACAGACCCTATCTTGCATCCATAACATAATGATGGAATGGAATGGAGCTCAAAGCTCATTTCCAAACTATTGTTTATCCAGGATTATAAGTTAAACATTTATTTAGAGCAATATCTGCTTTCTGAACCTCcccaagaaaaaggaaaagaaaaaaaaaagaatatgaaTCATAATCTTTTAATTGTAACAATAGACTTTACAAACACCCTTCAGTCAGTTCCATGAGTAGATGTTGAAAAGATAAACTGAGGAATATgaatcataattttttaattatgcaATATTGTTGGTATATATTTTGAGAAGTTGGTGGTATGGATATTGGCTTCTAGAACCTTGTTAATTGTTACTAAGGAAttaacatttctttttttttaaagacacTTTCAAAGTTCTTGGTATAGATATGGCATCTGAAAATTGTGTttaataaacttataattagaaaaatatatatatcgaAGTTTGGGAAGTTTATgaacaaaataaacataaactttcaaattttggaattaaaataATCATAACAGCTGATAATTCACATTTGGTCTATTTtaatcaatcttttttttttctttttttcttttttaaattagagGAACCAAATAAAACtcgaatatttttttttgaaaaggaccCATCAGTGGCCatgggaaaaaaaattgaatgtggGTTTGTATTGAATGCATGAGTTCATTTTAATCAAAGTTGAATTCTCTTATAATAATTGACAAATTGTCccaactcaattttttttaccgTGTACTACTAATTAACTGTCATGATGTTCATGActtcatttgataatcatttcgttttttatttgataattatttttttttattttttgaaaattaaacttattctctccatatttcttatattgatttgcatttttcttaatataatggttgagtttttaaccaaatttcaaaagaaaagcaACTCTCGAAAAATCTacgttttttttagttttcaaattttaacatGGTTCTTTAAACCATTTGATAGATAAGTAAGAAATttgtaattttcaaattttaacttggttttttaaatcattggatagataacaaagtaagaaatttgAAAGTAGTACTttctatagatttaattttaaaaaataaagacaaaagacaaaatgattaccaaacaagaTTACCGATTTTTCATTTAAGATTTatgagtttaattatttaaggtATTATAATTAGAATAATTTCTAACCAATTTACGTAAAAAGCTTCTGTCCTCGACAATGACTTAAAAACCAGTCATTCTTGGTCGAGAATGAGAGACATCGTCGTAAATCACCAATTTCATTTATTCCCTCAAAATATAATGGAGATTGGTGCCACACCAAAAGCAtccaaaaaaattattcaaaatttttgaaagaaaaacaacaattaTGCAAAAAGAACTCAAAAGACTCATCCTTTTATGCATCATTATTCCTTGACGGACAGAGTTGGGATGATGGAAAAGGTTGCTTAATATGCCACCTTCAAGTTTGGTTCTCTTGACGACGCCAGTTCCAATCTTGTGAGAATCAACAATACTTTATGTAAGCTGAAAAGAGaaaatcaaaggaataaatACTTCCATATTTTGAGTAATAAAAATCCATCTGCTGCCAATGTTGATCTCGAAGAAACACTACAATAGCAGTCTCTGGATACTGCTGAAGTTTGCTTGTAGAGCTGAGAGGAATTCGCCTGCAAAAAAGACACATTTTAAGTAATTTCCCTTGAACAAATTATTCTGAGGTTGCCATAATGTAGTTGCTCTATAATAACAGTTAGATGTAGATTAAAAAAATCTGAATGttgataaaaattttaaatacttctctctcatgatccAACGTACCTGCTATCATTAAATAACTTCTCCTGCCTAAGATAATAACCTTGGTAATTTTTTGTATGTAAAGCATTAAGCAAAAACAAACCACACCTTCCATTTGTTAATTTTGGGAATAAGCTAAGGGTTTCTTGTGGGTCATTCTCCTTATCAATTGGTTACATGAAGAAATATTAAAGAGACTAACAAGGACAAGTTATCTCCGTTTGTCAAGGATGACAATCATTCTAATTCTAGAAAAGTGTGAGCCAGTCCAAATTAGTTTAAAACATTGGAGAAGATTCATATCCATCAGACAAGAGAAGACAAGAAACCAGGTAAAGAAGAGCTTGAAAAACTACAACAGTTTTGTACCTCCAACTTTTCCATCAAACACTCGATGGTCGGCCGACAATGTCAGATTCATTTTATTGACCACCACAGGTCTCTCAACTCCTGGATAGAAGTATAACCAAAATTACTTGGCTAGTTATTTGTATACTCAAAACTTTCATGGTTGAAAATATGAGGAAGAAGTTTTGTACCATCATTTCCAATTATCGGTTCAACAACTTTGTTGCCTCTACCTACAGCGAGAATCCCAGCCTGAAAGACATGAAAGCAAATTTACAAGGACATACAAAACTGAAAAAAATGATGCTTTATTTAAGCCAGCCATCCCTGAGGGTAGAAGGGTTTATCCACATACAAAACATAAAACACATACTGAAACCGACGAGCATTTGAAGCTGCTCTTACTAGATAATCATGAATGCAAAGAATATAACCATTAAACTTTCAGTTTCATATGCTCTTATGTCTCGTTGTaatttgagcattagtctcttttcatttcatcaatgaaaagtattgtttcccttttttttttttttttttaaattaaagtttccAAATGtattcattaaataatttatattcaaaGAAGAAGGGAACACATGATGTACATGAAAAACCCTAGAGGAGgaaaaaccatgatagaagagctctttcttattattttcaataatatCATACAAGACGGAACCAAGATATAAATAGGCTGTAGATAAAACCCTAATACAAAAACAAGAGAAAACTAGGTCAAAGTAAAAACCAAATGCTCCTAAGGCCAATACGTAACAGCTtcttattttcaacactccccctcaagttggggcgtagatgtcaattagacccaacttgctaacacaagTATCAAAGTTTTGCCTGAGTACTGAGTAGTCCTTTAGTGAGAACGTCAACAACTTATTGACCAGAAAGGATGTAGGGAATACAAATATAGCCACTGTCCAGTTTTTCCTTGATGAAGTGTTTGACGATCTCtacatgttttgttctatcatgTTGCACAGGATTGTTGGCTATACTAATAGCTGccttgttgtcacaatagagtttCATAGGAGTATCACTATCTTCATGAAGATCAGACAAAACTTTCTTCAACCATATCTCTTCACATATTTCCAAACTCATAGCCTTGTATTCAGCTTCAACACTGCTTCTAACAACCATGTcttgtttcttacttctccaagtaacaagATTACCCCACACAAAGGTACAGTACCCTGAAATCGATTTTTTGTCTATAACAGATCCTACCCAATCGAATCAGTGTAAGCCTTAATGCATCTCCTGTCGGTTTTTCTGAACATCAGGCCTTTCCCTAGTGCAgttttcaaatatctcagaATCCAATTTACAACCTCCATATGTTTTTCGTAAGGTgcctgcataaactgactaaCTATACTAACAGCATAGAATATATCCGGTCTAGTATGAGATAAGTAAATCAATTTTCCCACTAGACATTGGTATCTCTCTTTATTAACAGGAACTTCGTCAACAGAATTTCCCAGCTTAGCATTGAATTCAACAGGCGTATCAACCGGTTTACATCCAACCATCCCTATCTCCTTCAACAAATCGAACGTGTATTTTCGTTGAGAAATAGAAATCCCTTCTAAGGAAATACTTTAAACAAgatccttaatctcaaattcatcagccattttcttttttagtctGGTAATGTTAACGACATCAAGTTGGTGGGGAGGCCAATCTTTGTTAATTGCTACTGAAAGAAGGACTTGAATTGCGTTTAGCTTCGCTACAGAAGAGAATTTCTGAGTAGTCTATTCCATAAGTCTGAGTAAACCCTTTAGCAACCAATCTAGCCTTGTACCTATCGAGGGTTCCATCAGACTTATTGTTGAGAACTGTTGTATTTGCCCCAGGggcattttagtctttttacaTTTCTCTACTTTTCTCTGTATTAGGGTTTGCCCTAGTCTATTTATATGTTGGGTTTGCGGTGTTTGTAGTGGAAAATAATAAGAATtcttctatcgtggttttttctccctggtctagggttttccacataaaccttgcattcttcttcttcatcctttCTTTATTTCAATATGGTATTAGAGTAGGGTGACAAAACCTTAGCCATCATAGAGGAAAACGTAACTGATGAAGGAACCACTGCTAAAACGATTAATGTAGCTGTCATCTAGGTTGCTGTCGATAAGTATCTTTGATCGATCCACATCAATCCGGTGCACAAGCGACAGTCGCACGGTGTCCAACCGCCAACTGGAACCGATCTAGCTTCATCTCAATTCGACGCGGTGGTATTAAGGCAACGATTGACACTGTTTGAGCTGGAGACGCGATCGAGCCAGATTCCATCGCTGCCGCAGCCGACCCACCCCAAGTTCTAGCCGCTCCACCATGGCGCAGCGCTGCTCCAGCTGATAATCGCCCTGAGTTCTGCGCTGGTCTAACTGACGATCACCCCTTACTCCACACAACTGTACCAGCCGTCGATCGATGCTTCAGCCACCGATCTAGGTGAAGTGTCTTCTTCCCTTTTTGGTGGACAGTAACCACCTGCGACAACCGCCTTCAGTCTTCCTCAACATGTGTCGGCCAATCATGGTGCTTTGGGGTGGATGGGTCTTTCTCTGGTTAGGGTCCAACAACAATTGGTTAGTCTTCAACACCAGATTGTTGCTCTTGGGGTTGCCCTTGGAACCAACACAACTCTTTAGTCAAATCCTGTTAGCTCCAACCTTTCTTCCAATCTACCGTTTATTAAGAAAATCCGGTAACTCCTTTCCCTAATTTACCTACAACAAATGTTTTATCTAGTGCTATGGGAAATTCTATAGGGTTCATTATTACAGGGGAGAAGTTGCATGGccagaattatttttttttgtctcagTCAATCAAAATGGCCCTCGAGGGACGACATAAGTTTGGTTATCTCACTGGTGAGATACCTAGACCTCTACCAGGAGACCCTCAAGAGTGCATCTGGAAGGGAGAAGATTCCTTACTCTGCTCTCTCCTTGTGAACAGCATGAAGCCTCAAATAGGGAAACTCTTGATGTACTTTGCGACTGCTCGAGATATTTGGGATGTGGTACAAAAACTATACTCTAAGAGGCAGAATGCGTCACGTTTGTACACCTTGCGAAAACAAGTTCACAAGTGCAAATATGGGAACATGGACGTTACttcttatttcaataaattgtcTCTATTGTGGCAGGAGATGGATTTATGTCAAGAGATTGTCTCTGCTCATGCAGTGGGATTCAGTATTCGAAAATTGAGGAAGTTGATCGTCTTTATGACTTCCTGGCTGGATTGAACTCCAAATTTGATATTGTTCGTAGTCGAATATTGGAATAAAGACCGATACCATCTCTCATGGAGGTTTGTTCTGAGGTCCGTTTAGAGGAAGATAAATCCAGTGCTATGAACAGTTCTGTGATTACTGCTATAGACTCCGCTGCGTTCAGTGTAAAATCTTCTAGAACTGATGGTGACAAGCAGAATGGTAAATCTCCTCCAATATGTGAACATTGCAAGAAACCGTGGCACACTAAGGATCAGTGCTGAAAGCTACATTGGTCAACCCCCCAACAACAGATGTCACCCTCTGAATGACAAGTTAAAGTCTGGCCGAGCACTCGTAGGTGAATCTACTGATGATGTATCACAGTCTCTAGTGACCAACCAGAATGACCCAGGTACTGTTGGGGTCGGTACGATTTTCCAATCAGGTACTCCTCAATCTTTTAGCCTTTTTATTGAGGGAAAAAACtatggatactagattcagaaGCAACAGATCACTTGACTGGCTCATCTGACCGATTTCTCTCATATTTTCCGAGTGCTAGTAATGAGAGGATTCAGATAGCAGATGGGTCCTTTGCTCTTGACGCAGAGAAAGGTCATCTCTCCCCTTTCCGGGGTTTGATCTTAAAGAATGTGTTGCATGTTCCAAAATATCCAACAACTTGCTGTCTATCAGTAAAATAACTAGGAATTTAAACTGTCGAGTTGTTTTCTCACAAGATACTGCTTTGTTTTAGGACTTGAGCTCGGGGACGACGATTGACACTACCCGGCATGATAGGGGCCTCTATTTCCTTTCTGATGATGCTACCTCTAGGAATATTTCTAGGACTAGTTTGTTATCTTCattgtcaatttctaaaaaagatTATTTGTTATGGCATTTTCATCTTGGTCACCCAAActttcattatatgaaatatttatttctccatTTATTTCATAATGTGGATATTTCTTCTTTGACTTGTGATGTGTGTATACATGCAAAACAGCCCCGGGTTACCTTCCCTTCTCAGCCTTACAAACCTTCCCAGCCTATCCATCTAGTCAATAGTGATGTTTGTGGTCCTTCAAACGTCACTACTTGTCCGAGAAGTGTTGGTTTGTAACTTAATGATCCCACCCGTCTTACATGGGTGTTTCTTCTCACTGACAAATCAGAAGTGACATCtgttttccaacaattttatacTACAGTAGAAACACAGTTTAACACCAAGATTGTCATTCTTCGGAGTGACAATGGCCGAGAGTTCAATAACACCCTCTGCGAGTTCCTGACTTTAAAAAGTATTGTCCATCAAAACTCAGGTGCTTATactctatgaagcacagacacataTATAGCTACATGATACAGATACGATTGGATACGgagattcgtcaatttctaaaaaactaacatacggatacgtctaaggatgcgtcatttttttatatatttttttaatatatatatttctaaaaaacgaggatattgatacgttgaagataaatttttttctttaaaaaaaatctaggatatagataaatttagcatacaagttaataacaatagcacaaaatagaatataaacactgaaatacaatacaaaaaaaagcaacatctaagatgttgaagtacaatagttaataaaatgcaatagaaaagtgactcatattgcaaagaagaagaagaaaaagattagagatagaagtatgaagataaacgaagaacttattgttgaagatattcaaatggtttatattttggtagactttgtggggattcaaatgtgaagatggggattagatgattctaatctagggtttggtccgttattttttttttcttttagttttggactcgagtagtgagttttttaaataggttgcctaattttagattaggAAAGATTAAATGAGTTACAAAtcacgtgtcagatacgtatctggaaagtatctgaaagtatagatacatcaaatcgcgtgtcagatatgTATCTAGGAAGTATatggaagtatcggtatccgatacgtgtctgatactgattctttgtctcacatgaagtatctgtgcttcataacTTATACTCCTCAACAGAATGGGGTGGCTGAACGGAAAAATCGTCATCTCATTGAAGTTGCTCGGTTCCTCATGCTCCCTGCATCTCTTCCATTGTATTTATAGGGAGATGTTGTTCTAACTGCAGCCCATCTCATTAATCTGATGCCCCCCGTGTTCTCAAATTCCAGAAAGCTCTTGAATGTTTCAAAGAGTCTTACCTATCCACGCGTCTAATTCCTGATGTCCCTCTTCAGGTGTT
This genomic window from Benincasa hispida cultivar B227 chromosome 4, ASM972705v1, whole genome shotgun sequence contains:
- the LOC120075444 gene encoding uncharacterized protein HI_0077, with protein sequence MAAETLVEAALRVLNTSDPFEKAELGDHVASRWLNGAISSPYDPSADLAVPDRPARLSDVKLVSPSLMPKLGKAGSLQSRQAIVHSLVHTESWAIDLSWDIIARFGKQEGMPREFFTDFVRVAQDEGRHFTLLAARLKELGSFYGALPAHDGLWDSAIATSKDLLARLAIEHCVHEARGLDVLPTTISRFRNGGDNETADLLEKVVYPEEVTHCAAGVKWFKYVCQRSGNRKLDEDDAGAKDNAMEMEKEETIHKFHEIVRKYFRGPLKPPFNEVARKAAGFGPQWYEPLAFKTDPILHP